The genomic stretch GGCAAGCTGGTCAACGAAGAAGAGATCAAAGCCCGCGCCGTGGAAGCCGTCGAGCAGCACGGCATCGTGTTCCTGGACGAGATCGACAAGGTCGCCAAGGGCAGTGGCCAATCCAGCGGTGGCGAAGTCTCCCGCGAAGGCGTGCAGCGCGACCTGCTGCCGCTGATCGAAGGCTCGACGGTGTCGACCAAATACGGCATGGTCAAAACCGACCACATCCTGTTCATTGCTTCCGGTGCTTTCCACCTGTCGCGGCCTTCCGACCTCATTCCGGAACTGCAGGGTCGTCTGCCCATTCGCGTCGAGCTGGATGCGCTCACACCGGGCGACTTCAAGCGGATCCTCACCGAGCCTTCTGCTTCGCTCACCAAGCAGTATCAAGCACTGCTGGCCACAGAAGGGCTCGACGTCGAGTTCACCCCGGACGGCATCGAACGCATTGCCGAGATTTCCTGGCAGGTGAACGAAGGAACCGAGAACATCGGCGCTCGTCGTCTGCACACAGTCATGGAGCGCTTGCTGGAAGAGGCGTCGTTCAAAGGGGGAGATATGGACAGCCCCTTGGTCATTGACGCCGACTACGTCAATGCTCAGCTAGGCGAGCTGGCGGTCGACGAGGACCTGTCGCGCTACATTCTGTAGGCGCCACTTTCGGTAGAGCCACCGGCAGCCTGCTCGCATTGGCGGGCAGGCTGCTTTTGCGATTGATCGTTATGAGGTGCCCCCATGAACGCCCCGACACCCACCCGGGTTCACTATCATAAGCAGGCGCGTGAGCTGGAACTTGGCTACGCCAGCGGCGAGACGTACCGGCTTCCCGTCGAACTTTTGAGGGTTTACTCCCCCTCCGCCGAAGTGCGCGGCCACGGCGGTGATACGGCCGTGCTGCAAGTGGGTAAAAAGGATGTCGGCTTACAGAACATTACCCAAGCCGGTAACTACGCCCTCAAACTGCACTTCGACGACGGCCACGATAGCGGCCTGTATAGCTGGAACTATCTTTTCGACCTCGCCACCCACCAAGACGCTTATTGGCAGAACTATCTCGAGCGCTTGGAGGCGGCAGGGGCCTCTCGCGAGCCTGCAGGCATTCAATTCAAGCAGCTGTGACGCGCTGCCCCAGGCCAGGCGCAGACAAATTGGGGTCGAGAAGGCTACAATGTTGCCAACCATTGATTGCGATGACCTAACGGTCGACAACTACCGCCTCGAATTCGGGAGCTAAAGCCCCATGAGCCCCACGGAAAAGCGCACTACCCATTTTGGCTACCAAGAAGTGCCGGTCGACGAGAAAGCCTCCCGCGTGGCCGACGTCTTCCATTCGGTGGCCGCTCGTTACGACGTGATGAACGACCTGATGTCCATGGGCATCCACCGGGTCTGGAAGCGACTCACCATCGAACGTGCTGGCGTCCGCCCAGGGCACCAAGTGCTCGACATTGCGGGCGGCACTGGCGACCTCACCCTCAAGTTTTCCCGCTTGGTAGGCCCGCGTGGCAAAGTGGTGTTGGCCGATATCAACGCCTCCATGCTCAAGGTCGGCCGCGACAAGCTGATGGATAACGGCGTGGGCGGCAACGTCGAGTACGTGCAGGCCAACGCCGAGTGCCTGCCCTTCCCGGATAACAGCTTCGACTGCATCACCATTGCCTTTGGTCTGCGTAACGTCACCGATAAAGACGCCGCGCTGCGCTCCATGGCGCGGGTACTGAAGCCCGGCGGACGCCTGCTGGTGCTGGAGTTCTCGAAACCCAACAACCCGCTGCTCTCCAAAGCCTATGACGAGTACTCCTTCCGCCTGCTGCCCAAAATGGGTGAGCTGGTCGCCGGTGATGGCGAGAGCTACCGCTATTTGGCCGAGTCGATTCGTATGCACCCGGATCAAGAGACGCTGAAGGGCATGATGGAGAACGCAGGCCTGGAACGGGTGGAGTACACCAACCTGACCGGCGGTATCGTGGCCCTCCACCGCGGCATCAAACTATGACACAGCAGCAAACAGCGATGATCCCTTGGAACACGAGGTCGGCATGCTAGTCACCCCGACCCTGCTGCTGGCCGGATGTGAACGCACGATCAATGCCCTGCTCGCCCGCGACCCGGCGGCGCCAAACCGTTTGGCGTCGCTGGCAGGTAGCCGCTTGCTGGTCCGTTTGGAGAAGCCCCAGCTCGCGCTGCTGCTCTGCTACCACGCGTCAGGCATTGACCTGCAGCACGGCGACGAAGTGGAAGAGACCGACGTCGATGCCGTCGTGGAACTCACCCCCGAGACGCTCTCCGAATGGCTGAGCGGCGCTTCCATCGAGCGGCTGATGTTCGACGGCAAATTGGCCGTACGCGGCCGACTCCATCTGCTGGAAGCGACCCGCGATCTGCTGTTCGATCTGGATATCGACTGGGAGGGCGAACTGGCGCGCTGGCTGGGCGATATGCCTGCTCACTCGCTGGCGGAAGGTATTCGACGTGCGGCCCGCTGGGGGCTGCGTGCCAAAGACGAGCTGCTGCAGGATGTCTCGGAGTACGTGTTCGAGGAAGCGCGCCTGCTGCCCGGCCGCCAGCAGCGCGACGTGCTGCGCGACCACCTGACCGAGCTAGAGATCGCCACCGACCGCCTGGCAGCGCGGCTTAACCGTCTCCATAAGCGACTTACGCAGCCAGCGGAACCATCAACGCCTAAGGAGCAGCGCGGATGAGCCTGCGGCTGTTTAAAATCGTCTGGGTCGTCACGCGGCATCGCTTGGACACCTTGATTCCTGCCGAGCGCCTGCCGCTCTGGATGCGCCTACTACTGAAGCTGTCACCGCTTCAACTGGTGCCCGTTGGGCAGCGCAGCCGTGGCGAGCGTTTGCGTTTGGCGCTGGAGGCGCTGGGGCCGATCTTCATCAAGTTCGGCCAAATGCTCTCGACCCGCCGTGACCTGCTGCCAGAAGACATCGCCGACGAGCTAAAGCGCTTGCAAGACCAAGTGCCGCCCTTCCCTGGCGAGCTGGCCGCTGCGCGGGTGGAAAAAGAGCTCGAAATGACGCTGCCGGAGGCGTTTGCCGCCTTTGATCGTGTCCCCTTGGCGTCGGCCTCGATTGCCCAAGTCCACGCCGCCACGCTGCACAGCGGCGAAGACGTGGTGGTCAAAATCATCCGTCCCGGCATCGACCGTATCATGCGTCAAGACATGGGCTTGATGTACCAGGTGGCCAAGCTGCTGGCCAAAGTGCCCGAAGCCCGGCGCTTACGCCCGGTCGAGGTGATCCGCGATTATGAAGCGACGCTGTTCGACGAGCTGGATCTCTACAAAGAGGCCGCCAATACCTCCCAGCTCAAGCGCAATTTCAAAGACTCACCGCTGCTGTTCGTGCCGACCATTTACTGGCCCTACACCCGCCGCCACGTCATGGTACAGGAACGCATTCGCGGCGTGCCGGTCGCCGATCTGGATACGCTCATTGCCCGTGGCACGAACTTGAAAAAGCTCGCCGAGCGCGGGGTGGAAATTTTCTTCACCCAGGTGTTCCGCGATAATTTCTTCCATGCCGACATGCACCCCGGCAACATCTTCGTAAACTGTGACGACCCGGACGATCCACAATATATCGCTATCGACTGCGGCATCGTCGGCAGCCTCACCCGGGAAGATCAGGACTACCTGGCGCGCAATCTGCTGGCATTCTTTCACCAGGATTACTACGAAGTCGCCGCGCTGCACATCGAGTCGGGATGGGTCGGTGAAAACACCCGCGCCAACGAGTTTGCCGCCGCCATTCGCACGGTATGCGAGCCCATTCTAGAGAAGCCGCTCAAAGACATCTCGTTTGGGCAGGTACTGCTCGGGCTGTTCCAGACCGCTCGGCGCTTCAATATGGAAGTGCAGCCCCAACTGGTGCTGCTGCAAAAGACGCTGCTCAATATCGAGGGTTTGGGCCGCCAGCTCTACCCCGACCTGGACCTTTGGAGCACCGCCAAGCCCTATTTAGAGAAGTGGATGAAAGAGCGGGCAGGCATTGGCGGGCTGTGGGAATCGCTCAAGCGCCAAGCACCGGAGCTTTCTCATCAGCTGCCTGAACTGCCCGTATTGGCGCATCAGGCACTTAGCCGCATGGAGCATGAGCATCGTCAGCGCCATCAGCAGGTGACGGCGATCAGCCAGATGCGCCGCCAAATGAGTCAGCAAGGTAAACGCCAGCATCGGCTGCGCATTGGCTTGGCCCTAGTCGCTATTGCGCTGGCTTGGCAGCCACTCAGTAGTTGGGCTGCCACTCAGGATTGGCCGATACTCGCGGCTGCCGGTGCCGGCTTAATACTGCTGCTCTGGCACTGATACGATGCAATCACTTGACGAAACGACGCCGCCGATTGATAAAGAGAACACCATGACCGACGCGAATCACGCTCCTGTGCTCGACGCCCTTGCTGACGTTTTAAAGCAGCGTCGCCACGCTAATCCAGAAGATTCTTATGTTGCCTCCTTGCATCATAAGGGCTTGAACAAGATACTCGAAAAAGTGGGTGAAGAAGCCACAGAAACGCTGCTGGCGGCCAAAGATGCCGAGCACGGCAGTGACGAGGCCCGTGAAGCGTTGATCGCCGAAACGGCCGACCTGTGGTTTCATAGCCTTGTCATGCTGTCGCACCTGGATCTCGACCATCAGCGGGTACTTGATGAACTCGCTCGGCGGTTCGGTATTTCTGGCCACGACGAGAAAGCGTCCCGATCACAACGTTAACCCTGCTCCGATGAGGAAATGCATATGTTAGGTGGTATCAGTATTTGGCAGTTGCTGATTGTTCTGGGCATTATCATCCTGATTTTCGGCACCAAAAAACTGCGTAACGTGGGCACCGACCTAGGCGGTGCCGTCAAAGGCTTCAAGAAAGCCATGCACGAAGAGGAGAAAGAGGGCGACAAGAAGGACGCCGATCAGCCTCACGCCAAGGTGAGCCACGAAGAAGCGGGCAACACCTACGACGTGCAGGCCGAAGAGAAACGCGCTGCTGCCGACCGCAACGAAGAGCGCAAATAACCCATGCTGGATATCGGCTTTCTTGAACTCATGCTCATTGGCATCGTGGCGCTGCTGGTGCTCGGCCCTGAGCGGCTGCCTAAAGCGGCACGCACCACGGGGCTATGGATCGGCAAGATCAAGCGTACGGTATCCGGCATGCAGCGTGAGATCAGCGCTCAACTGGAAGCGGAAGAGCTGCGGCAGAAGCTGAACGAGCAGCAGAAAAAACTCGACGACAGCCTGAAGAAAGCCAAGCAGGACGTCGAAAGCATTGCCGAGCCTGCCGCGCCACACCGCGAGACGACGGCCAACCAGCAAGCCACCGAGCAGCGCGTGGCCAGCGCCAGCGCTCGTCTAGACGACGCTCTGAAAACGGTGCGGGAAGACGCCCCAGCCACTGACCAGACCGATCATCAAAAGGATAGCAACCACCAATGAGTATGTCTGGCGATTCCCAGGAGCCGCATAACGACCAAAGCCAAGCGCCCCTCATTGAGCACCTGATCGAACTGCGTTCGCGCTTGATGAAGGCCATCGTGGTGATCCTGGTGGTATTTCTCGGGCTGTACGCGTTTGCGAACGACATCTACAGCTTCGTGGCCGACCCGCTGATGTCGCTGCTGCCGGCAGGCTCGCAGATGATCGCCACCGAAGTGGCCTCGCCCTTCTTGGCGCCCTTCAAGCTGACGCTGGTAGTGGCGGTCTTCATTGCCATCCCGTTCGTGCTGCATCAGGCCTGGGCGTTCGTCGCACCGGGGCTGTACGACAACGAGAAAATGCTGGCCATCCCCATTTTGGTCTCCAGCGTGGCGCTGTTTTATGCCGGTGCGGCCTTCGCTTACTACGTGGTATTTCCGCTGCTGTTTGAGTTCTTCACCCAAACCGGCCCGGAAAACGTCGCGGTGATGACCGACATCAACCAGTATCTCAACTTCGTGTTGAAGCTGTTCTTTGCGTTTGGGGTGGCGTTCGAAATTCCCATCGCAACCTTTCTGCTGATCTTGTCCGGTGCGACCACCGTCGAAAGCCTTTCCAAGAAACGCCCCTACATCATCCTGGGGTGCTTCGTGATCGGGATGCTGCTGACACCGCCGGATGTCATCTCACAGAGCCTGCTGGCCATTCCCATGTACTTGCTTTACGAAGTCGGCTTGCTGTTTGGCCGCTTGGTACGTAAACGCCGCGCAGAGGCCGACACCGACGAGTAAGCGTCATCGCCCTCACGACGAGCCACTAAAAAGCCTCTGTCATCCCACGATGACAGAGGCTTTTTCCCTACGAGTGGCCCCGCGCACGCGTCCGCGTGACCATCACCCCATCATGTCATCGATACGATCCACCAGCTTGAAAATCCCCGTCGCGGCTTCGCTGATACGCGTGGCGAGCATGTACGCCGGGGTCGTGACCACACGGTGCTCGTGATCCACGACGATATCTTCCACGCCACAGCTACGGTGCAGGCCGCCCATGGCGCTGATCGCACCCGCCACGCCCGGATCATGGCCAATGGTGACCGCAATGCCATCGCCCAGCAGGCGCGGTACCATCACCGGGGCAATACACATCAGACCGATGGGCTTGGCATCCTCTTTGAATCCGGCGAGCGCCTCTTTCACGCTCTCCAATACCTGCATGTTGTCGCTCTGCAGGGCGAAATCAGAGAGGTTTTTGGCCACTCCGAATCCCCCCGGCACGATGACCGCATCGAAGTCGTCTGCCTCCAGCTCGGTAATCGGGCTGATATCGCCACGGGCCAAACGCGCGGACTCCTGCAGTACGTTGCGGGTTTCCCCCTCCACCGGCGATTGGTCCAGGTGATTGATCACATGGTGCTGCGCCACGTCCGGGGCAAAGCAGCGATAACCGATGCCCAACTGATCCAAGCGCAACAGCGTCAAGGTGGTCTCGTAGATCTCCGAACCATCAAAGACGCCACACCCCGCTAATACGACCGCTACCTGCTTCGTCATACCTCTCTCCTTATCCAAGCCATCCATGTGGCTGAATGGCTCACTTTAGTCAGTCTCCATCGCTGCCACAAGGCGGCTTTCGCTGCATGGCATGACTGATATACTCACACCAAGCCCTGAACGGGGCACCCACATTGCGATTGCTTGGAGAGAGCCGTTGACTACCTCAACCCCACGCCACTTCCCCGCCACCCGAATGCGCCGCATGCGCCGGGACGATTTTTCGCGCCGCCTGATGCAAGAGTCGACGCTGACGCCCAACGATCTCATCCTGCCGGTCTTCGTTCTGGAAGGTGAAAATCAGCGTGAAGCGGTGGCCTCCATGCCCGGCGTCGAGCGCCTCTCGATTGATCTGCTGATTGAGCAGGCCCGCGAAGCCTATGCGCTGGGTATTCCCGCACTGGCGCTGTTCCCGGTGATTGGCCCTGAGCAGAAAAGCGAGCTGGCCGAAGAGGCGTACAACGCCAGTGGCCTCGTACAGCGCAGCGTGCGTGCGCTCAAACAGGCGCTGCCCGAGCTGGGGATCATTACCGATGTGGCCCTCGATCCTTATACCAGCCACGGGCAGGACGGCATTCTCGATGAGCAGGGGTACGTTCAAAACGATCGCACCGTCGACACTCTGCTCAAACAGGCGCTCTCCCACGCTGAGGCGGGTGCCGACGTGGTCGCGCCTTCCGATATGATGGATGGCCGCATTGGTGCCATTCGCCAAGTGCTGGAGCAGGAGCATCTGCACAACGTGCGCATCATGGCTTACAGCGCCAAGTACGCCTCCAAGTATTACGGTCCCTTCCGCGACGCGGTCGGTTCGGCGGCCAACCTGGGCAAAGCGGATAAGCGCACGTACCAGATGGACCCGGCCAACGGTGACGAAGCGATGCACGAAGTGGCGATGGACATCGCCGAAGGGGCGGACATGGTGATGGTCAAGCCGGGCATGCCCTATCTGGACGTGGTGCGTCGGGTCAAAAGCGAGCTACAGGTGCCCACCTTTGCCTATCAGGTGAGCGGCGAGTATGCCATGCATCGGGCGGCATTCGACAACGGCTGGTTAGAGGCAGAACCGGTGATTTTGGAGTCGTTGATGTGTTTCAAGCGGGCGGGAGCCGACGGCATTTTGACCTATTTTGCCCTGGAAGCAGCGCGCCTTCTTCAGCGCTGAACGTCGCTTATGCCATTAAGATGACAAATCGGTGACACCAGTTTGTCATCTTCCCCCTGCATACTGATTTAATTATCGTTATGAAGCTATGATGGGTAAAAACCACTACTGCGGGGGGGCAACCATGGACGACAACGCAACAGATTCCACGTCGACACTATCGTCGACGTTACAGCCCAGTGAGACGTCGAGCAGCGACGTCGATATCGCGCCACTGCGCATCAACCGCACGCCAACCGGGGTCCAAGCCAAAGAGTCGCACACCGAAGCCGACCTGGATGACCCTCAGCTCTACTTCAACCGTGAGCTCTCCCATTTACAGTTCAATATCCGTGTTTTGGAGCAGGCGCTGGACGACGCGCATCCGCTGCTGAACCGGCTGATGTTTCTGCTGATCTTCTCCTCCAACATGGATGAGTTCTTCGAAATTCGCGTCGCCGGGCTCAAGCATCAAATGGCCCTGGGCGACGACACCACTGCCGCCGATGGCCGCTTACCCAAAGCGGTGCTGGCCGAGATTTCCGAGATCGCGCACCAGCAAATTGCCCGCCAGTACGAGATTCTCAACGATACGCTGCTACCTGCGCTGGAAGCTCAGGGGCTGCGTTTTCGCCGTCGCGACCAGTGGACCGATGCGCAAAAAACCTGGGTGCGTGATTTCTTCGACAACGAAATCATGCCGGTCATCAGCCCCATCGGCCTCGACCCCTCCCACCCGTTCCCACGGCTGGTCAACAAGAGCCTCAACTTCATCGTCGAGCTCGAGGGGAAAGATGCCTTTGGCCGCGCAGGGGGGATGGCGATTCTACCCGCCCCCGCTCACTGCCACGCCTGATGGCGCTGCCGAAAGAGCTGTGCGCCGAGGGCTTCTCCGAATACGTTTTCCTGTCGTCGATGATTCATGCCCACGCCGAAGAGCTTTTCCCCGGCATGCGCGTGCGGGGCTGCTATCAGTTCCGCCTGACCCGCAACGCGGACATGACCGTCGACCCGGAAGAAGTGTCCGACCTGGCCTCCGCCCTACGCGGCGAGCTGTTGGCCCGTCGCTACGGTAGCGGCGTGCGTTTGGAAGTCGCCGACAACTGCCCCGACGACCTGACTAACTTCCTGCTGCGTCAGTTCGATCTGGAGAGCGGTGATCTTTATCGCGTACAGGGGCCCGTGAACCTGACCCGCATGATGGCCGTGCTGGGCGACGTCGACCGCCCCGAGCTGCTCTACCGCCCGTTCACTCCCAGCGTGCCCAAAGCGCTGAAAGGCAGCAGCCTGTTTAGCGCCATCGCGAAAAGTGACATTCTGCTTCACCACCCCTTCCAATCCTTCTCGCCTATCGAAGACTTACTGCGGGAAGCCGCCCGTGACCCCGACGTGCTGGCCATCAAGCAGACGCTCTACCGCACCGGCTCGGACTCACCCATCGTCACCGCGCTGGTGGATGCCGCCAGCCAGGGCAAAGAAGTCACCGTAGTGATCGAGCTGCGGGCGCGCTTCGACGAGGCGGATAACCTGCAGCTAGCGTCACGTTTGCAAGAAGCAGGCGCGATCGTGATTTACGGCATCATGGCGTATAAGACCCACGCCAAGATGCTGCATATCGTGCGTCGTGAGAAGGGCGAGCTGCGCCACTACGCGCACCTGGGCACCGGCAACTACCACTCCAAAACTGCCAAGCTCTACACCGACTACAGCCTGCTGACTGCCAACACAGCGCTATGCGCCGATGTGCATAAAGTCTTTCAGCAGCTCTCGGGCATGGGCAGGGCGCGCAAGATCGATACGCTGCTGCATGCGCCCTTCACGCTGCACGAGCGCTTAGTCGAGATGATCGATCGGGAAGCCCAGGTGGCACGTAAAGGGAAACGCGGCCATATCATCATAAAGTGCAACTCGCTGACAGAACCCAAGTTGATCAAAGCGCTATACCGCGCCTCTCAAGCGGGCGTGGAGTGCGATCTGATCATTCGCGGCATGTGCTGCCTGAAGCCGGGCATTCCCGGTGTATCCGACAACATTCGCGTACGCTCGATCATTGGCCGCTTCCTTGAGCACACCCGGGTATTTCACTTCCATAACGACGGCAAGCCGGAAATCTGGTGCTCCAGCGCCGATTTCATGTCGCGCAATATGTTCCACCGGGTCGAGACGTGCTTCCCGCTGCTGGATAAGAAGCTCGCCACTCGGGTACGTAAAGATCTGGAGACCTACCTGGTGGATAACTGCCAGAGCTGGCTCTTGCAGAGCGACGGCAGCTACCAGCTGCAGGACCCCGGCAGCGGTGACGCAATCAGTGCTCAGGAAACGCTGCTGTACGCCTACGCCTCGAAGAGCTAATGCAAAAACCCCGCTGCACTTAGCAGCGGGGTAATAAAAGCCGAGTAACACGCTTGGCTTAAGCGTAACGCTGGCGCAGCTGCTCAGCGGCCTCCACCATATTCGCGAGGGCTGGCTCTACCTCGGCCCAGCCACGGGTTTTCAATCCGCAATCCGGGTTGACCCACAGACGTTCGGCAGGGATTTTCTCCAGCGCTTTCTCCATCAGTGCCACCATCCACTCCACCTCGGGAATATTCGGGGTGTGGATATCGTAGACACCCGGCCCGATCTCGTTGGGGTAAGCGAAGTCCTGAAACGCATCCAACAGCTGCATATCCGAACGCGACGTCTCGATGGTTATCACATCGGCATCCAGCGCGGCAATGGCGCCAATGATGTCGTTGAACTCCGAATAGCACATATGAGTATGAATCTGTGTGCTGTCGGCTACCCCTGCGGCACTCAGCTGGAAGCTCTCGACGGCCCAATCCAAATAGCGCTGCCACTCGCTCTGGCGCAACGGCAGCCCTTCCCGCAGCGCGGGCTCATCGATTTGAATGACATGGATACCCGCTTTTTCCAGGTCACACACTTCGTCGCGCAGCGCCAGGGCGATCTGACGGCAGGTGGTGGCGCGGGGCTGGTCGTCACGCACGAACGACCACTGTAAGATCGTCACCGGCCCGGTGAGCATGCCTTTCATCGGCTTTTCGGTCAGCGATTGAGCGTACTCGCTCCAGCGTACGGTCATCGCCGTGGGGCGGGTCACGTCACCAAAGATAATCGGCGGTTTCACACAGCGGGAGCCATAGCTCTGCACCCAGCCAAAGCGGGTAAACGCAAAACCGTCGAGCTGCTCGCCAAAGTACTCCACCATGTCGTTCCGTTCGGCTTCGCCGTGCACCGGCACGTCCAAGCCAAGCGCTTCCTGGCGCTCCACTGCGTAGGCGATCTCTTCGCGCATCCGCGCTTCGTAGTCCGCCAAGCTTAGCTCACCGGCTTTAAATGACCGACGAGCGGCACGAATGGCATCCGTCTGCGGGAACGAGCCAATCGTGGTGGTGGGAAACAGCGGCAGTGCCAGCAGCCTGCGCTGGGCCTGCACACGCTGTGCATAGGGCGACTGACGCTGGCTGTC from Halomonas meridiana encodes the following:
- the tatA gene encoding Sec-independent protein translocase subunit TatA codes for the protein MLGGISIWQLLIVLGIIILIFGTKKLRNVGTDLGGAVKGFKKAMHEEEKEGDKKDADQPHAKVSHEEAGNTYDVQAEEKRAAADRNEERK
- a CDS encoding SCP2 domain-containing protein gives rise to the protein MLVTPTLLLAGCERTINALLARDPAAPNRLASLAGSRLLVRLEKPQLALLLCYHASGIDLQHGDEVEETDVDAVVELTPETLSEWLSGASIERLMFDGKLAVRGRLHLLEATRDLLFDLDIDWEGELARWLGDMPAHSLAEGIRRAARWGLRAKDELLQDVSEYVFEEARLLPGRQQRDVLRDHLTELEIATDRLAARLNRLHKRLTQPAEPSTPKEQRG
- the ubiB gene encoding ubiquinone biosynthesis regulatory protein kinase UbiB, with product MSLRLFKIVWVVTRHRLDTLIPAERLPLWMRLLLKLSPLQLVPVGQRSRGERLRLALEALGPIFIKFGQMLSTRRDLLPEDIADELKRLQDQVPPFPGELAAARVEKELEMTLPEAFAAFDRVPLASASIAQVHAATLHSGEDVVVKIIRPGIDRIMRQDMGLMYQVAKLLAKVPEARRLRPVEVIRDYEATLFDELDLYKEAANTSQLKRNFKDSPLLFVPTIYWPYTRRHVMVQERIRGVPVADLDTLIARGTNLKKLAERGVEIFFTQVFRDNFFHADMHPGNIFVNCDDPDDPQYIAIDCGIVGSLTREDQDYLARNLLAFFHQDYYEVAALHIESGWVGENTRANEFAAAIRTVCEPILEKPLKDISFGQVLLGLFQTARRFNMEVQPQLVLLQKTLLNIEGLGRQLYPDLDLWSTAKPYLEKWMKERAGIGGLWESLKRQAPELSHQLPELPVLAHQALSRMEHEHRQRHQQVTAISQMRRQMSQQGKRQHRLRIGLALVAIALAWQPLSSWAATQDWPILAAAGAGLILLLWH
- the tatC gene encoding twin-arginine translocase subunit TatC — protein: MSMSGDSQEPHNDQSQAPLIEHLIELRSRLMKAIVVILVVFLGLYAFANDIYSFVADPLMSLLPAGSQMIATEVASPFLAPFKLTLVVAVFIAIPFVLHQAWAFVAPGLYDNEKMLAIPILVSSVALFYAGAAFAYYVVFPLLFEFFTQTGPENVAVMTDINQYLNFVLKLFFAFGVAFEIPIATFLLILSGATTVESLSKKRPYIILGCFVIGMLLTPPDVISQSLLAIPMYLLYEVGLLFGRLVRKRRAEADTDE
- a CDS encoding phosphoribosyl-ATP diphosphatase — translated: MTDANHAPVLDALADVLKQRRHANPEDSYVASLHHKGLNKILEKVGEEATETLLAAKDAEHGSDEAREALIAETADLWFHSLVMLSHLDLDHQRVLDELARRFGISGHDEKASRSQR
- the hemB gene encoding porphobilinogen synthase encodes the protein MTTSTPRHFPATRMRRMRRDDFSRRLMQESTLTPNDLILPVFVLEGENQREAVASMPGVERLSIDLLIEQAREAYALGIPALALFPVIGPEQKSELAEEAYNASGLVQRSVRALKQALPELGIITDVALDPYTSHGQDGILDEQGYVQNDRTVDTLLKQALSHAEAGADVVAPSDMMDGRIGAIRQVLEQEHLHNVRIMAYSAKYASKYYGPFRDAVGSAANLGKADKRTYQMDPANGDEAMHEVAMDIAEGADMVMVKPGMPYLDVVRRVKSELQVPTFAYQVSGEYAMHRAAFDNGWLEAEPVILESLMCFKRAGADGILTYFALEAARLLQR
- the elbB gene encoding isoprenoid biosynthesis glyoxalase ElbB; protein product: MTKQVAVVLAGCGVFDGSEIYETTLTLLRLDQLGIGYRCFAPDVAQHHVINHLDQSPVEGETRNVLQESARLARGDISPITELEADDFDAVIVPGGFGVAKNLSDFALQSDNMQVLESVKEALAGFKEDAKPIGLMCIAPVMVPRLLGDGIAVTIGHDPGVAGAISAMGGLHRSCGVEDIVVDHEHRVVTTPAYMLATRISEAATGIFKLVDRIDDMMG
- the ubiE gene encoding bifunctional demethylmenaquinone methyltransferase/2-methoxy-6-polyprenyl-1,4-benzoquinol methylase UbiE, producing MSPTEKRTTHFGYQEVPVDEKASRVADVFHSVAARYDVMNDLMSMGIHRVWKRLTIERAGVRPGHQVLDIAGGTGDLTLKFSRLVGPRGKVVLADINASMLKVGRDKLMDNGVGGNVEYVQANAECLPFPDNSFDCITIAFGLRNVTDKDAALRSMARVLKPGGRLLVLEFSKPNNPLLSKAYDEYSFRLLPKMGELVAGDGESYRYLAESIRMHPDQETLKGMMENAGLERVEYTNLTGGIVALHRGIKL
- the tatB gene encoding Sec-independent protein translocase protein TatB gives rise to the protein MLDIGFLELMLIGIVALLVLGPERLPKAARTTGLWIGKIKRTVSGMQREISAQLEAEELRQKLNEQQKKLDDSLKKAKQDVESIAEPAAPHRETTANQQATEQRVASASARLDDALKTVREDAPATDQTDHQKDSNHQ
- a CDS encoding gamma-butyrobetaine hydroxylase-like domain-containing protein, with amino-acid sequence MNAPTPTRVHYHKQARELELGYASGETYRLPVELLRVYSPSAEVRGHGGDTAVLQVGKKDVGLQNITQAGNYALKLHFDDGHDSGLYSWNYLFDLATHQDAYWQNYLERLEAAGASREPAGIQFKQL